The following are from one region of the Carassius auratus strain Wakin chromosome 13, ASM336829v1, whole genome shotgun sequence genome:
- the LOC113112471 gene encoding ninein-like, producing MYRRELEKQFSQRIEEVEIRFCGDQEAMSERFQVDLHKLEQHYQNEIAALTQKHAADRAHLEESSVAATKEAEQQWNLLREVLELEREEFKKERQSLELSHMQNIKALTDKNLQLQAELEAFVSVAQSKEIELSLQLNELHKHVQDRMEAKDLLLAQAEHKSNELEEMLKQAVDDFIQERAELQRSLSALESKRREVILLSENVELECRIQEDGELLCEELKDNRAALLTERDALALRVVQLEETLLHLTGATGEHSTEPFGKPCVESTVEISVEPNEDDSEETGKKSTVHRFDELSPKSHEVSPKHVICGESSLNRADEEEYLLEGTDQELGNPQLLRSQQVGVKNFITLNCCADVKLDIAYIESNNSGTETPDCPKVENEKTNENLSNLGVDGFEDPELREEQNDKSNGTETQRDDTLKMTEVLNCTETKVNFFAQSKASYNQESLQHHESPSKHDTQAEYNGKPVEPEMEESQEDSIRITIIKNEIMAFVKQVYTLKFDTEQDKVVDLSDVCMQEILDLQETVMQPSKAIECNSSQLQSPKWQDLEKENITTQVPKHFKQIKDVQLAEIKICFEESIRENLKLVEHNKNLERRVKSLEDKMHIVQDLHKQLTSVLEETAQVRMENSKPKVLIQELDIQDKVQQWDSDSSDTSNNSFHNSQLKQKIAVVTELEFFCLEFEKQNSELCRALADLQGKSLRIYEQIQEQRYHVSLSPVSCFSRSVSQLLVPSAPSLLRECLS from the coding sequence ATGTACAGGAGAGAGCTGGAGAAACAATTCTCTCAGCGAATTGAAGAGGTGGAAATCCGTTTCTGTGGTGACCAAGAGGCAATGTCTGAGCGTTTTCAGGTGGATTTACATAAACTCGAGCAACATTATCAAAATGAGATTGCAGCACTTACCCAAAAGCATGCTGCAGATCGTGCCCACTTGGAGGAGTCGTCAGTGGCAGCCACCAAGGAAGCAGAGCAACAGTGGAATCTGTTGAGGGAGGTGCTGGAGCTAGAGAGGGAGGAGTTTAAAAAAGAGCGCCAAAGCCTTGAACTCTCACACATGCAAAATATTAAAGCTCTGACAGACAAGAACCTACAGCTTCAGGCCGAGCTGGAGGCTTTCGTCAGTGTTGCTCAATCCAAAGAAATTGAGCTGAGCCTTCAACTCAATGAGCTGCACAAGCATGTGCAGGATAGGATGGAGGCCAAAGACCTGCTGTTGGCACAAGCAGAGCACAAGTCCAATGAGCTAGAAGAGATGTTGAAGCAAGCGGTGGATGACTTTATCCAGGAGCGAGCAGAGCTGCAAAGGAGTTTGTCTGCTTTGGAGAGTAAACGAAGGGAAGTAATTTTATTGTCTGAAAATGTGGAGCTTGAATGCAGAATACAAGAGGATGGAGAGCTTCTCTGTGAGGAATTAAAGGACAACAGAGCGGCTCTGCTTACAGAGAGAGATGCATTGGCATTGAGAGTGGTGCAGTTGGAGGAAACTTTGTTGCATTTGACAGGAGCCACTGGAGAACATTCTACAGAACCTTTTGGCAAACCTTGCGTAGAGTCCACTGTAGAAATTTCTGTAGAACCCAACGAAGATGACAGTGAAGAAACTGGCAAAAAATCCACAGTACACCGCTTTGATGAACTCAGTCCAAAAAGTCATGAAGTCAGTCCAAAGCATGTCATATGTGGGGAGTCTTCTTTAAACAGAGCAGATGAAGAGGAGTATCTGCTTGAAGGTACTGACCAAGAACTTGGAAATCCACAGCTACTCCGAAGTCAACAGGTCGGAGTTAAAAATTTTATAACTTTGAACTGTTGTGCTGATGTTAAATTAGACATAGCTTACATAGAATCTAACAACAGTGGAACAGAAACCCCTGATTGTCCCAAAGTAGAGAATGAAAAGACTAATGAGAATCTCAGTAATCTTGGAGTGGATGGTTTTGAAGATCCAGAACTGAGAGAAGAGCAGAATGATAAGAGCAACGGCACAGAGACTCAAAGAGATGACACTCTGAAGATGACTGAGGTTTTGAATTGCACAGAAACAAAAGTTAATTTCTTTGCACAATCTAAAGCTTCGTATAACCAGGAGAGCTTGCAACACCATGAATCTCCAAGCAAACATGACACCCAGGCTGAATACAATGGCAAACCAGTTGAACCTGAGATGGAAGAAAGTCAAGAGGACAGTATTcgtattacaattattaaaaatgaaatcatgGCTTTTGTAAAGCAGGTTTATACCCTAAAATTTGACACAGAGCAGGACAAAGTGGTTGATCTGAGTGATGTGTGCATGCAGGAGATCCTTGACCTTCAAGAAACAGTAATGCAGCCCAGCAAAGCTATAGAATGCAATAGTTCTCAGTTGCAGAGCCCTAAATGGCAGGATCTGGAGAAAGAGAATATCACAACTCAAGTACCAAAGCACTTTAAGCAAATCAAAGATGTGCAACTTGCTGAGATAAAGATCTGTTTTGAGGAAAGCATCCGAGAGAATTTGAAGCTTGTAGAGCACAACAAAAATCTGGAGAGAAGAGTCAAGAGTCTGGAGGACAAGATGCACATAGTCCAGGATCTCCACAAACAGCTGACATCTGTGCTAGAAGAGACTGCACAAGTTCGAATGGAGAATTCCAAACCGAAGGTACTTATCCAGGAACTTGATATTCAGGATAAGGTGCAGCAGTGGGACTCTGACTCTTCAGATACTTCAAACAACTCATTCCACAACTCCCAGCTGAAGCAGAAGATTGCTGTGGTGACAGAGCTTGAATTCTTCTGCTTGGAGTTTGAGAAACAGAACTCAGAACTATGCCGAGCGCTTGCTGATCTGCAGGGCAAATCTCTTAGGATCTATGAACAAATACAAGAGCAGAGGTACCATGTGTCCTTGTCTCCTGTGTCCTGCTTCAGTAGATCAGTATCCCAGCTCTTGGTCCCTTCTGCTCCGTCACTTCTGCGTGAGTGCCTGTCGTAA